One Sphaerisporangium krabiense DNA segment encodes these proteins:
- a CDS encoding response regulator has product MTISVALADDEAMVRVGLRMVLSGEPDIQVVGEASDGAEALALVARTRPDVVLIDVRMPNMDGLEASRRLVRDHPDTKVIVLTTFDEDEHVAAALRAGVSGFMLKISPPEHLIEAVRTVAAGGGLLHPAVTLRVIAAFATQPDPARTPPRPAELDSLTARETDVLKLLAQGLTNTQIAARLYLGEATVKTHLSRVLMKLNLTTRVQAVVFAYESGLVRPGDHDRA; this is encoded by the coding sequence ATGACCATCTCCGTGGCACTCGCCGACGACGAGGCGATGGTGCGCGTCGGCCTGCGGATGGTGCTCAGCGGCGAGCCGGACATCCAGGTCGTCGGCGAGGCGTCCGACGGCGCCGAAGCCCTCGCCCTGGTCGCCCGCACCCGGCCCGACGTCGTGCTGATCGACGTCCGCATGCCCAACATGGACGGCTTGGAGGCGTCGCGGCGGCTCGTCCGGGACCACCCGGACACCAAGGTCATCGTGCTCACCACCTTCGACGAGGACGAGCACGTCGCCGCCGCCCTGCGCGCCGGGGTCAGCGGCTTCATGCTGAAGATCTCCCCGCCCGAGCACCTCATCGAGGCGGTGCGGACCGTCGCGGCCGGCGGGGGCCTGCTGCACCCGGCGGTGACCCTCCGCGTGATCGCCGCCTTCGCCACCCAGCCCGACCCGGCCCGCACGCCGCCCCGCCCGGCCGAGCTGGACTCCCTCACCGCCCGCGAGACCGACGTCCTGAAGCTCCTGGCCCAGGGCCTCACCAACACCCAGATCGCCGCCCGCCTCTACCTCGGCGAGGCGACCGTGAAGACGCACCTGTCCCGCGTCCTGATGAAGCTCAACCTCACCACCCGCGTCCAGGCGGTCGTCTTCGCCTACGAAAGCGGCCTGGTCCGCCCCGGCGACCACGACCGCGCCTGA
- a CDS encoding sensor histidine kinase has protein sequence MTMTRLRDVRLIPLAFGPLIAFLAILETRLDDSFGASATATWISGVALGLGVVVAARHPLAGTAIAAACLPVAVVAFDAPGVGGAAMIGLIGVVAWTGWREPPRRSAIALCVAGVSFACMSIAAGGTLWELFFVPAVLLPGWFMGLLARRSGERAVKLAELAAALDAEREANAQAAVAQERTRIAREVHDAVAHSVSVITLQLGGLRRMLADRPVELEVVAGLEQLGRQTVEEMRGLVGILRERVDGERPTPAPSLARVGELISDVRAAGLDVTLNSPAEPPRLPPVLDLTAYRVLQEALTNVLRHAGRVPTVVTIDYTAQALTLEVRNDPAPEPAAIRLGGEVRHEAGTTPRRGGHGLVGMRERLAMVRGTLHAAPEPDGGFAVRARFPIPRVW, from the coding sequence ATGACGATGACCCGGCTGAGGGACGTCCGGCTCATTCCGCTGGCGTTCGGACCGCTGATCGCCTTCCTGGCCATCCTGGAGACCCGGCTCGACGACTCCTTCGGCGCGAGCGCCACGGCCACCTGGATCTCCGGGGTGGCGCTCGGCCTCGGAGTCGTGGTCGCGGCCCGGCATCCGCTGGCGGGCACGGCCATCGCCGCCGCCTGCCTGCCCGTGGCCGTGGTCGCGTTCGACGCGCCCGGAGTGGGCGGCGCGGCGATGATCGGCCTGATCGGGGTGGTCGCGTGGACCGGCTGGCGCGAGCCGCCGCGGCGTTCCGCCATCGCGCTGTGCGTCGCGGGCGTGTCCTTCGCGTGCATGTCGATCGCGGCCGGCGGCACCCTGTGGGAGCTGTTCTTCGTGCCCGCGGTGCTGCTGCCGGGCTGGTTCATGGGGCTGCTCGCGCGGCGCAGCGGCGAACGCGCGGTCAAGCTCGCCGAGCTGGCCGCCGCCCTCGACGCGGAACGCGAGGCCAACGCCCAGGCCGCGGTGGCCCAGGAGCGCACGCGCATCGCCCGCGAGGTGCACGACGCCGTGGCCCACTCGGTCAGCGTGATCACCCTGCAGCTCGGCGGCCTGCGCCGGATGCTCGCCGACCGCCCGGTCGAGCTGGAGGTCGTGGCCGGGCTGGAGCAGCTCGGACGGCAGACGGTGGAGGAGATGCGCGGCCTGGTCGGCATCCTGCGCGAGCGCGTGGACGGCGAACGGCCGACGCCCGCGCCGTCGCTGGCCCGGGTCGGCGAGCTGATCTCGGACGTCCGCGCCGCCGGTCTGGACGTCACGCTGAACTCCCCGGCGGAACCGCCGCGGCTGCCGCCGGTCCTGGACCTCACGGCGTACCGGGTGCTGCAGGAGGCCCTGACGAACGTGCTGCGGCACGCCGGGCGGGTGCCGACCGTGGTCACCATCGACTACACCGCCCAGGCCCTCACCCTGGAGGTCCGCAACGACCCGGCCCCCGAACCGGCGGCGATCCGGCTCGGCGGCGAGGTCCGGCATGAGGCCGGAACCACCCCTCGGCGCGGCGGCCACGGGCTGGTCGGGATGCGCGAACGGCTCGCCATGGTCCGCGGCACCCTGCACGCCGCCCCCGAACCGGACGGCGGTTTCGCGGTCCGCGCCCGATTCCCGATTCCCCGCGTCTGGTAG
- a CDS encoding YfhO family protein: MVTIVSWVRDRLLPAVVTAAPQGHGRRPPAMATAVPRAGAALMAAILAVAGLCGGDAAAGFYPFGDTARSVSDLGNQYVPFYAYFWDVLHGQARGDLFVNWASGFGSSYLPDAFYYLVSPFSLIAAMFPRDRIDLAVYVITVAKIAVAAAVMAWYLRGLPGRGRLRSGLAAVFGAAYALCGWTVTDAAYNPMWLDGLIAFPLLCLAVEWTIARRHPLLATVCVAYAWTSNFYTAYFATIGAAAVLIIRLTAEQRPATEPTHAPAPRVVSHLRTSGRALLHTALGVGLAAPIVLVVYQGAKDAWPVDPRPFVPVQAGPLLGRLLPGSYQFNSPALFVGTFALFAALTLPFNPAVPRRARAVWTATIALVLASTLWEPAVHLWYASTNPNGSYYRQAFVLCGLLVMAGRRSFAAGLPRPYALLGAAAVLGAVIWAASGQAYATAEMVRWSLITVIAGIVLYRAHTLVRGPHAHRHAATVLLALLAAVQTVEAAANVAYVELRRAAFLDDHETSGAWRDDLRAAVRAADRWPAYRTDPGESRMTANDPQLVGGEGAEYYSSMTSAVFVDALAHLGFGWTSRGRAPRSMDNPVTDAVLGVGARAHSRQGESGRHEVSLTYRQAAPLVTVRPGASPTFTVSPYRNQELLLGAQVYELPDTSYLTEDETELSPAPDGSLTTTPDPLPTASYPYALRATCRPGEQVYLHAPEFSGVATLAGDDPVPFSGVAGQSRAPVQLLGVAPPGGKLKIKLRPRHTGRVPAGAVACLDPTRLTRAVDHLRATAPTAVRVTGHTVAATLPPGATGTAVIAAPAIQGWTCSLDHARPRRPGRYLGLLAVPLTGTATTLTCSFTPPGLKPGLLIAGVALVAIGTLYGVRPLLRRRRRTRPGPAGSRGGALALEDADPGDRERQVHQGERAAHHVRHADRDDRHPGERAEEDGGRPPTGDARPGETDAQREQAQEGEDLGAAPQGHERRGVHGVGDPRRDVDRELLRGDHPPPVVAHGP, encoded by the coding sequence GTGGTCACGATCGTTTCCTGGGTCCGTGACCGGCTTCTTCCCGCCGTGGTCACCGCCGCGCCCCAGGGCCATGGCCGGCGTCCTCCCGCCATGGCCACCGCGGTCCCTCGGGCGGGGGCGGCGCTCATGGCCGCGATCCTGGCGGTCGCCGGCCTGTGCGGGGGCGACGCCGCCGCCGGGTTCTACCCCTTCGGGGACACGGCGCGCAGCGTCAGCGACCTCGGCAACCAGTACGTCCCCTTCTACGCCTACTTCTGGGACGTCCTGCACGGTCAGGCGCGCGGCGACCTGTTCGTGAACTGGGCGTCCGGTTTCGGGTCCAGCTACCTCCCCGACGCGTTCTACTACCTGGTCAGCCCGTTCTCGCTGATCGCGGCGATGTTCCCCCGCGACCGGATCGACCTGGCCGTCTACGTGATCACCGTCGCCAAGATCGCCGTGGCGGCGGCCGTCATGGCCTGGTATCTGCGCGGCCTCCCCGGCCGTGGCCGCCTCCGCTCCGGCCTGGCCGCCGTCTTCGGCGCCGCGTACGCCCTCTGCGGCTGGACGGTCACCGACGCCGCCTACAACCCGATGTGGCTGGACGGCCTGATCGCCTTCCCGTTGCTCTGCCTGGCCGTCGAGTGGACGATCGCCCGCCGCCACCCGCTCCTCGCCACCGTGTGCGTCGCGTACGCCTGGACCTCCAACTTCTACACCGCCTACTTCGCGACCATCGGCGCCGCCGCCGTCCTGATCATCAGACTGACCGCCGAACAAAGGCCGGCCACCGAACCGACTCACGCGCCCGCGCCGCGCGTCGTGAGCCACCTGCGCACCTCAGGCCGCGCCCTCCTGCACACCGCCCTCGGCGTGGGCCTCGCCGCGCCGATCGTCCTGGTCGTCTACCAGGGCGCCAAGGACGCGTGGCCGGTGGATCCCCGCCCGTTCGTCCCGGTCCAGGCCGGGCCGCTGCTCGGCCGGCTGCTGCCCGGCAGCTATCAGTTCAACTCGCCCGCGCTCTTCGTCGGCACGTTCGCCCTGTTCGCCGCGCTGACGCTCCCGTTCAACCCGGCGGTGCCGCGGCGCGCCCGCGCGGTCTGGACGGCGACCATCGCGCTCGTCCTGGCCTCGACGCTGTGGGAGCCGGCCGTCCACCTCTGGTACGCCTCCACCAACCCCAACGGCAGCTACTACCGGCAGGCGTTCGTCCTGTGCGGCCTGCTCGTGATGGCGGGCCGGCGGTCGTTCGCCGCGGGCCTGCCACGGCCGTACGCCCTGCTCGGCGCCGCCGCCGTCCTCGGCGCCGTGATCTGGGCGGCCTCCGGCCAGGCGTACGCCACCGCGGAGATGGTCCGATGGTCGCTCATCACGGTGATCGCCGGAATCGTCCTCTACCGCGCGCACACCCTCGTCCGTGGCCCGCACGCGCACCGCCACGCCGCCACCGTCCTGCTCGCCCTGCTGGCCGCCGTCCAGACCGTCGAGGCCGCCGCCAACGTCGCGTACGTCGAGCTCAGGCGCGCCGCGTTCCTCGACGACCACGAGACCTCGGGCGCCTGGCGCGACGACCTGCGCGCCGCCGTCCGCGCGGCCGACCGCTGGCCGGCCTACCGCACCGACCCCGGCGAGTCCCGCATGACCGCCAACGACCCCCAGCTCGTCGGCGGCGAGGGCGCGGAGTACTACAGCAGCATGACCTCGGCGGTCTTCGTCGACGCCCTCGCCCACCTCGGCTTCGGCTGGACCTCCCGGGGCCGCGCCCCGCGCAGCATGGACAACCCGGTGACGGACGCCGTCCTCGGCGTCGGCGCCCGCGCCCACTCCCGCCAGGGGGAATCCGGGCGGCACGAGGTGTCGCTGACGTACCGGCAGGCCGCTCCACTGGTGACCGTACGGCCCGGGGCCTCGCCGACCTTCACCGTCTCCCCGTACCGCAACCAGGAGCTCCTGCTCGGCGCCCAGGTGTACGAGCTGCCCGACACCAGCTATCTGACCGAGGACGAGACCGAGCTCAGCCCCGCCCCCGACGGCTCGCTCACGACCACCCCGGACCCGCTTCCCACCGCTTCCTACCCCTACGCCCTGCGCGCCACCTGCCGTCCGGGCGAGCAGGTCTACCTGCACGCCCCCGAGTTCTCCGGCGTCGCGACGCTGGCCGGGGACGACCCGGTCCCCTTCTCCGGGGTCGCGGGCCAGAGCCGGGCCCCCGTCCAGCTCCTCGGCGTCGCCCCGCCGGGCGGCAAACTGAAGATCAAACTGCGCCCCCGCCACACCGGCCGGGTGCCCGCCGGCGCCGTCGCCTGCCTGGACCCGACCCGCCTCACCAGGGCCGTCGACCACCTGCGCGCCACGGCCCCGACCGCCGTCCGCGTCACCGGCCACACCGTCGCGGCCACCCTGCCCCCCGGCGCCACCGGCACGGCCGTCATCGCCGCCCCCGCCATCCAGGGCTGGACCTGCTCCCTCGACCACGCCCGGCCCCGCCGCCCCGGCCGCTACCTCGGCCTGCTGGCCGTCCCCCTCACCGGCACGGCGACCACCCTGACCTGCTCCTTCACCCCACCAGGGCTCAAGCCCGGCCTCCTGATCGCGGGAGTCGCGCTGGTGGCCATCGGGACGCTGTACGGCGTCCGTCCCCTCCTGCGCCGGAGGAGACGGACGCGGCCAGGCCCCGCCGGGTCACGCGGCGGCGCGCTCGCGCTGGAAGACGCGGACCCCGGCGACCGCGAGCGGCAGGTACATCAGGGCGAACGCGCCGCCCACCACGTACGTCATGCCGACCGGGATGACCGTCATCCCGGCGAACGCGCCGAGGAAGACGGCGGCCGTCCACCAACCGGCGACGCCCGACCGGGCGAGACCGACGCTCAGCGAGAGCAGGCCCAGGAAGGCGAGGATCTCGGTGCCGCTCCACAGGGGCATGAACGCCGAGGCGTCCACGGTGTCGGAGATCCGCGCCGCGACGTCGATCGGGAGTTGCTGCGCGGTGACCATCCGCCACCAGTCGTCGCGCACGGCCCCTGA
- a CDS encoding DUF6879 family protein, with protein sequence MIEQLGDIPAQLLALDGDKEDFRLHFWEVDASWKLERQLTFKEPGTPSWLAMAEGDWDKSLRLAGEMRAGRREHQRELDRCGIVQRRIRFVCEPPTPYLQWELHLLMMWAELGEAIRILPVEAAAPRETRAALPEVVVLGHHSASPVMYDIQYTDGVLSGARKFTDGDLIDVCRREIVEYWEMGEDLLQYFPREIVNLPPPTPQGV encoded by the coding sequence GTGATTGAGCAGCTCGGTGACATCCCCGCACAGCTTCTAGCCCTAGACGGTGACAAGGAGGACTTCCGGCTTCATTTTTGGGAGGTTGACGCATCCTGGAAGCTGGAGCGGCAGCTTACCTTCAAGGAGCCCGGCACCCCGAGCTGGCTGGCCATGGCTGAAGGGGATTGGGACAAGTCGTTGAGGCTGGCCGGCGAGATGCGTGCCGGCCGGAGGGAGCACCAGCGCGAGCTCGACCGGTGCGGGATCGTCCAGCGGCGCATCCGGTTCGTGTGCGAGCCACCGACTCCCTACCTTCAGTGGGAGCTGCACCTGCTCATGATGTGGGCCGAGTTGGGTGAGGCGATTCGGATACTGCCTGTGGAGGCCGCCGCGCCTCGTGAGACGCGGGCCGCTCTGCCCGAGGTCGTGGTCCTTGGACACCACTCCGCCTCCCCCGTGATGTACGACATCCAGTACACGGACGGCGTTCTGTCGGGTGCGCGTAAGTTCACCGACGGAGATCTCATTGACGTGTGCCGTCGTGAGATCGTCGAGTATTGGGAGATGGGCGAAGACCTCCTTCAATACTTCCCCAGAGAGATCGTGAACCTTCCGCCTCCCACTCCTCAAGGGGTATGA
- a CDS encoding glutathione S-transferase C-terminal domain-containing protein: MSQYAGPVDHDTYGQYGPGNGFERGDGPVYPFQGRVTADGSSGFQAEPGRYHLYSGWFCPWAQRAVIVRTLKGLDDVVSLSYVDEGRDSRGWAFRERRGADPVNGFRFLREAYEATEPGYPGHISVPVLWDRTTGKIVSNDFPDITLDLNAAFGAWGNDLDLYPEALRPEIDALNAQVYDTVNTASSRVAGATTPQEYEERRQALIATFEQLDARLADRRFLFGDRITEADVRLWTTLVRFDLNDNPSARISERRLVDFPNLWAYARDLYQHPAFRDTTDFASFTYAGDARTREPWRIAVEPYQADWDAPHGREKLT; the protein is encoded by the coding sequence GTGTCTCAGTACGCGGGTCCCGTGGACCACGACACCTACGGGCAGTACGGCCCCGGCAACGGGTTCGAGCGGGGCGACGGCCCCGTCTACCCGTTCCAGGGACGCGTCACCGCCGACGGCTCCAGCGGGTTCCAGGCCGAGCCGGGCCGCTACCACCTGTACTCCGGCTGGTTCTGCCCCTGGGCCCAGCGCGCCGTGATCGTCCGCACGCTCAAGGGCCTGGACGACGTCGTCTCGCTGTCGTACGTCGACGAAGGGCGCGACTCGCGCGGCTGGGCGTTCCGCGAGCGGCGGGGCGCCGATCCGGTCAACGGCTTCCGTTTCCTGCGGGAGGCCTACGAGGCGACCGAACCCGGCTACCCCGGGCACATCTCGGTGCCGGTGCTCTGGGACCGGACCACCGGGAAGATCGTCAGCAACGACTTCCCCGACATCACCCTCGACCTGAACGCGGCGTTCGGCGCGTGGGGCAACGACCTCGACCTCTACCCGGAGGCGCTGCGCCCGGAGATCGACGCGCTCAACGCCCAGGTGTACGACACCGTCAACACGGCGTCCTCCCGGGTGGCCGGGGCCACCACCCCGCAGGAGTACGAGGAGCGCAGGCAGGCGCTGATCGCCACCTTCGAGCAGTTGGACGCGAGGCTGGCCGACCGGCGGTTCCTGTTCGGCGACCGGATCACCGAGGCCGACGTCCGGCTGTGGACGACGCTCGTCCGGTTCGACCTCAACGACAATCCGTCGGCCAGGATCAGCGAGCGGCGCCTGGTGGACTTCCCGAACCTCTGGGCCTACGCCCGCGACCTCTACCAGCACCCCGCCTTCCGGGACACCACCGACTTCGCCTCGTTCACCTACGCCGGGGACGCGCGCACGCGGGAGCCGTGGCGCATCGCGGTGGAGCCCTACCAGGCCGACTGGGACGCGCCGCACGGCCGCGAGAAGCTCACGTGA
- a CDS encoding cupin domain-containing protein, with the protein MTAIFLPPDAGTLLPFLGTTMTVKAGGEETGGALSVIRSDCPPGFATPRHVHHNDDEAFYVLSGTVQVHCEDETWEAGPGGFILLPRGRPHAFVNRGDGLLSMLQLTWPSGFEHFAAEVAALPPGAPDPALLAEVGARHGYEILGPPPPR; encoded by the coding sequence ATGACCGCGATCTTCCTGCCCCCGGACGCGGGGACGCTCCTCCCCTTCCTCGGCACCACGATGACCGTGAAAGCGGGCGGCGAGGAGACGGGCGGCGCGCTGAGCGTCATCAGATCCGACTGCCCGCCGGGGTTCGCCACGCCCCGGCACGTCCACCACAACGACGACGAGGCCTTCTACGTGCTGTCCGGCACGGTCCAGGTCCACTGCGAGGACGAGACGTGGGAGGCGGGCCCGGGGGGCTTCATCCTGCTGCCGCGCGGACGCCCGCACGCGTTCGTCAACCGCGGGGACGGCCTCCTGAGCATGCTCCAGCTCACCTGGCCGTCGGGATTCGAGCACTTCGCCGCGGAGGTCGCCGCCCTGCCGCCCGGCGCCCCCGACCCGGCGCTGCTCGCCGAGGTGGGGGCGCGCCACGGATACGAGATCCTCGGCCCGCCGCCGCCGCGCTGA
- a CDS encoding VOC family protein, with translation MTALRGYHHVKLPVSDLRASIDWYGRALRLEVAIEFEEDGVLRGVALRDPGATLMLALREDPGRAGALSGFDPVALGVPTLADLRDWSDHLDAAGLAHGEIAEGSAGWLITGLTDPDGIEVRLYTLEGRS, from the coding sequence ATGACGGCCCTGCGCGGGTACCACCACGTCAAGCTGCCGGTCTCCGACCTGCGCGCGAGCATCGACTGGTACGGGCGCGCGCTGCGCCTGGAGGTGGCCATCGAGTTCGAGGAGGACGGCGTCCTGCGCGGCGTCGCCCTGCGCGATCCGGGCGCGACGCTCATGCTGGCCCTGCGCGAGGATCCCGGCCGGGCCGGCGCGCTCAGCGGGTTCGACCCGGTGGCCCTCGGCGTGCCCACGCTGGCCGACCTTCGGGACTGGTCGGACCACCTGGACGCGGCGGGCCTCGCGCACGGCGAGATCGCCGAGGGCAGCGCCGGCTGGCTGATCACCGGTCTCACCGACCCCGACGGCATCGAGGTCCGCCTCTACACCCTCGAAGGACGGTCATGA
- a CDS encoding TetR/AcrR family transcriptional regulator codes for MAEVKSGRSAATRRRIVRAAHDLFVVHGYAGATFQHIADSAGVSVQTVYFHYGSKSKLLKEVIDTASVGDDAPVALLDRPEFTDLAALDDAEAVVQGWVETSAAILDRVAPVLAVVRDAAGSDPDMAAQWAVNSGQRRAAHEAFVAVLTRLESLRPGLTAHEATDITIGLLSPELFLILTRECAWPTPRWQSWTTAQLAHALLRPA; via the coding sequence GTGGCGGAGGTCAAGAGCGGGAGGTCGGCGGCGACACGCCGCCGAATCGTGCGGGCCGCGCACGACCTGTTCGTCGTCCACGGGTACGCCGGGGCCACCTTCCAGCACATCGCCGACTCGGCGGGCGTCTCCGTGCAGACGGTCTATTTCCACTACGGAAGCAAGAGCAAGCTGCTCAAAGAGGTCATCGACACGGCCTCGGTGGGGGACGACGCCCCGGTCGCGCTGCTCGACCGTCCGGAATTCACGGACTTGGCGGCCCTGGACGACGCCGAGGCCGTCGTCCAGGGATGGGTGGAGACCAGCGCCGCCATCCTGGACCGGGTCGCCCCCGTCCTCGCCGTGGTCCGCGACGCGGCGGGCTCCGACCCGGACATGGCCGCGCAGTGGGCCGTCAACAGCGGACAGCGCCGCGCGGCCCACGAGGCGTTCGTCGCCGTCCTCACCCGCCTGGAATCCCTGCGCCCCGGCCTGACCGCCCACGAGGCCACCGACATCACCATCGGCCTCCTCTCCCCGGAGCTCTTCCTCATCCTGACCCGCGAATGCGCCTGGCCCACCCCCCGATGGCAGTCCTGGACGACCGCCCAACTGGCCCACGCCCTCCTGCGCCCCGCTTGA
- a CDS encoding FAD/NAD(P)-binding protein, with amino-acid sequence MGSEPLTIVVVGAGPGGTVMVERLIANAPPGRPLEIHVVDPHPPGGGRTWRRAQSELMWMNSPAADVSLFTDASVRIDGPIRPGPALYEWAAEHGHDVTPATFTPRVIQNAYLSWCFTHIVTSAPPEVTVRVHRATAEALTEAGGRQRVWLDDGSEPLDADAVLLVQGYLDAAPGGVHRELADFAAAHGLVYIPPNYVADVDLDAIPAGEPVILRGMGLGFIDTMVLLAQGRGGRFEPRPGGGYVYHPSGAEPIMYVGSRRGVPNHSKITYTALGSPLPSPRYFVPDTITALHERHGPLDLYRHLWPLIAKELGHFYYHELFNAHPDRVTLPWQEFLNRYDKTTWPSDEHPPKPPEAPLQNNDSSPLMTKSALLPVSPLLPEAVLTPEAALATESPLLPEAVLTPEAALATESPLLPEAVLTPEAALVAEAVPRPEDRLDLANLLSPLNSLRFDDPEDLQQWLRSYIITNVARHADPAHSADLALFKGMLVMLGLIIDVINRGLLSARSHADELMEWFQSVFSYYASGPPPQRLLELEALSRAGIVHFLGGGITITPDPESALFRAQGTQIPGHIEARTLIESRLPAASIARVQDPLLRSLYDNGEITEEILTTPDGKTYPLGRLRVDNSRLVDASGQTHPRRFALGHWVGRGFTITGFARPGTNALPFRTADTLARQILTEIARPPAPIPPTTNGALQTVGDYSKTADCIIR; translated from the coding sequence GTGGGCAGCGAACCTCTGACGATCGTGGTCGTGGGAGCCGGACCGGGCGGCACCGTCATGGTCGAGCGCCTCATCGCCAACGCACCCCCGGGCCGTCCGCTGGAGATCCACGTGGTCGACCCGCACCCGCCGGGCGGCGGGCGGACCTGGCGGCGCGCGCAGTCCGAGCTGATGTGGATGAACTCCCCGGCCGCGGACGTGAGCCTGTTCACCGACGCCAGCGTCCGGATCGACGGGCCGATCCGCCCGGGCCCCGCCCTCTACGAGTGGGCGGCCGAGCACGGCCACGACGTCACCCCAGCCACGTTCACCCCCAGGGTCATCCAGAACGCCTACCTGTCGTGGTGCTTCACGCACATCGTGACGTCGGCGCCGCCAGAGGTCACCGTCCGCGTCCACCGCGCCACGGCCGAGGCGCTCACCGAGGCCGGCGGCCGTCAACGAGTCTGGCTGGACGACGGAAGCGAGCCCCTCGACGCCGACGCCGTCCTCCTGGTCCAGGGCTACCTCGACGCCGCCCCGGGCGGCGTCCACCGCGAGCTGGCCGACTTCGCCGCCGCGCACGGCCTGGTGTACATCCCGCCGAACTACGTCGCCGACGTGGACCTCGACGCGATCCCCGCCGGCGAGCCGGTGATCCTGCGCGGCATGGGCCTGGGCTTCATCGACACCATGGTCCTCCTGGCCCAGGGCCGCGGCGGCCGCTTCGAGCCCCGCCCCGGCGGCGGATACGTCTACCACCCCTCCGGCGCCGAGCCGATCATGTACGTAGGCTCCCGCCGAGGCGTCCCCAACCACTCCAAGATCACCTACACCGCCCTCGGCTCGCCGCTGCCCAGCCCCCGCTACTTCGTGCCCGACACGATCACGGCATTGCACGAACGCCACGGCCCGCTCGACCTCTACCGCCACCTATGGCCCCTGATCGCCAAGGAACTAGGCCACTTCTACTACCACGAACTGTTCAACGCCCACCCCGACCGCGTCACACTGCCCTGGCAGGAATTCCTCAACCGATACGACAAGACCACCTGGCCCAGCGACGAGCACCCCCCAAAGCCCCCCGAAGCGCCACTCCAGAACAACGACAGTAGCCCCCTCATGACCAAGTCCGCGCTCCTGCCGGTGTCCCCGCTCCTGCCGGAGGCCGTGCTCACGCCGGAGGCCGCGCTCGCGACCGAGTCCCCGCTCCTGCCGGAGGCCGTGCTCACGCCGGAGGCCGCGCTCGCGACCGAGTCCCCGCTCCTGCCGGAGGCCGTGCTCACGCCGGAGGCCGCGCTCGTGGCGGAGGCCGTCCCGAGACCCGAGGACCGCCTCGACCTGGCGAACCTACTGTCACCCCTGAACAGCCTCCGCTTCGACGACCCCGAAGACCTCCAGCAGTGGCTCCGCTCCTACATCATCACCAACGTCGCACGCCACGCCGACCCCGCCCACAGCGCCGACCTCGCCCTCTTCAAGGGCATGCTGGTGATGCTGGGCCTGATCATCGACGTCATCAACCGGGGCCTACTCTCCGCCAGATCCCACGCCGATGAACTCATGGAGTGGTTCCAAAGCGTCTTCAGCTACTACGCCTCCGGCCCCCCACCCCAGCGACTCCTGGAACTGGAAGCCCTGTCCCGAGCCGGCATCGTCCACTTCCTCGGCGGCGGCATCACGATCACCCCCGACCCAGAATCCGCCCTGTTCCGCGCACAAGGCACCCAAATCCCCGGCCACATCGAGGCCCGGACGTTGATCGAGTCCCGCCTCCCCGCCGCAAGCATCGCCCGCGTACAGGACCCCCTCCTACGCTCCCTGTACGACAACGGCGAGATCACCGAAGAAATCCTGACCACCCCCGACGGCAAGACCTACCCCCTCGGCCGCCTCCGCGTCGATAACAGCCGCCTGGTGGACGCCTCCGGCCAAACCCACCCCCGCCGCTTCGCCCTAGGCCACTGGGTAGGCCGCGGCTTCACCATCACCGGCTTCGCCCGCCCAGGAACCAACGCCCTCCCCTTCCGCACCGCCGACACCTTGGCCCGCCAAATCCTCACCGAAATAGCCCGCCCACCCGCCCCGATCCCTCCAACCACGAACGGTGCCCTACAAACCGTCGGCGACTACTCGAAAACCGCCGACTGCATAATTCGCTGA